The Achromobacter spanius genome includes the window CGAGCGCCGCCACGAATGGGGAATAAGGGGAATGGGGTCAGGCAGCCAGGGCCATGTCGGCGTGGGCTTGCGAGCCGTCCACCGCAATGCCCAACAGGCGCAGGATCTCGCGCTTTTCAGCGGCCAAATCGGAGAGATCGTGTGTCTTTGCGCGATGCGCCAGGTTGAATTCGCGCAGCACGCGCGCCGGGCGGGGGCTGAAGACAACGATGCGGTCGGCCAGGAACAGGGCCTCGTCCACATCGTGCGTCACGAGCAGCACCGTGGGCTTTTCCTGGGCGATCAGTTGGCGCAGCACGTCTTGAAGGCTCAGACGCGTCAGCGCGTCGAGTGCGCCAAAGGGCTCGTCCATCAGCATCGTCTGGGGCTGCGCGATGAACGCGCGCGCCAGCGCGGCGCGTTGCCGCATGCCGCCGGACACCTGATGCGGATAGTAGTGTTCAAAGCCGGCCAGGCTGACACGCGCCAGCCATTCGCGGGCTGACTCGCGGGCGCGCTTCTTGGCGACGTTCTGGAATTCCAGCGCCAGCGCCACGTTGTCTTCCAGCGTCAGCCAGGGGTACAGCGCATGTTCCTGGAACACCAGCGTGCGGCTGGGGTGCGGGCCCGCCACCGGTTTGCCATCGGCCAGCACGCTGCCTTGCGTGGGCATTTCCAACCCGGCCGCCAAATGCAGCAGCGTGGACTTGCCGCAGCCCGACGGGCCGACCAAGGCGACGAGCTCGCCAGCCTTGATTTCGCTGGTGAAACCATCGACGACGGGCAGGTCGCCGAAGTGCTTGTGGACGTGATCGAAGTTCAGGTTCATAGGACGAATCTTGGGCGCGCGTGAAAACGAGCCTCAAATCTAACAATTCGTTATATGAATTCAAACGATCGATATTGAATGTCTTTACAGCTAACAGTTATATAAGACCCAAGTGG containing:
- a CDS encoding ABC transporter ATP-binding protein, whose translation is MNLNFDHVHKHFGDLPVVDGFTSEIKAGELVALVGPSGCGKSTLLHLAAGLEMPTQGSVLADGKPVAGPHPSRTLVFQEHALYPWLTLEDNVALALEFQNVAKKRARESAREWLARVSLAGFEHYYPHQVSGGMRQRAALARAFIAQPQTMLMDEPFGALDALTRLSLQDVLRQLIAQEKPTVLLVTHDVDEALFLADRIVVFSPRPARVLREFNLAHRAKTHDLSDLAAEKREILRLLGIAVDGSQAHADMALAA